From Methanofollis sp., a single genomic window includes:
- a CDS encoding rubredoxin: MDMYRCTKCGYIYNPASGDHTQNIQPNTPFEKLPEDWVCPRCGAGKKLFVPVE, translated from the coding sequence ATGGACATGTACAGGTGCACCAAGTGCGGGTACATCTATAACCCTGCAAGCGGGGACCACACCCAGAATATCCAGCCGAACACACCTTTTGAAAAACTTCCCGAAGACTGGGTCTGCCCGAGGTGCGGGGCAGGCAAGAAACTCTTCGTCCCTGTCGAGTAG